CGTAGGCGGTAGGTCATCGGTGTCGCATTCCCACCGGCCGGCAGCTTTTCGCGGAAGAGCTCCTCGCCCGTTTCGATGTTGAACGCCCGAAAACGACCATCCATCGATGCGCCGATCATCACGACGCCACCGGCCGTCACGATGGGCCCTCCGAGGCTCGGTAGGCCGGGCTCGAACCATGCCGGAAGCGGAGCTTGATCGGGCACGGTGCCGAACGGGCGCCTCCAGACCTCCTCGCCCGTATCGAGCGAGACAGCCATCAGCATCCCCCACGGCGGCGGAGTGCAGGGCATGAAGAAGGGACCCAGGATGGGCTCCCGCATCATGCCGTAGGGGGTTCCCGCCTGCGGTGCGTATTCGCGTACCAGCCCCCCACCTTCTTCCCGTTCACGCTCGAAGTCGTCGCGTGGAATCAGGCGCACCTCGAAGGCGAGGTTGGTGACGTTGGCCACGATCAGACGCCGCACGGGGTCGATCGCGATCCCGCCCCAATTGCTCCCTCCGGCGATTCCCGGATAGGCCAAGGTTCCTTGCAGGCTCGGCGGCGTGAAGAGGCCTTCATTTCGCAGCGATGCAATGCGTTCGCTGCATTTTCCCCGGTCGTAGGGCGTCAGGCCGAAGGCATCCTCCGGCCGCAGGGAGTTGGGAACGAGACGAGCCATGACCGTCGGAAACGGCTGGGTCGGCCATGCTTCTTCTCCCGGCACGTCGGAGGCCGGGACAGGTCGCTCTTCAACGGGAAAGACCGGCTCACCGGTGTCGCGATGCAGCACGAAGACCAGCCCCGTCTTGGTGGTCTGGACGACGACCGGGATGTCGCGACCCTCCCGACGGATATGCGTGAGGGTCGGCTGCGCGGGAGTGTCGTAGTCCCAGAGATCGTGGTGCACCAGCTGGAAGGCCCAGACCAACTCGCCGGTGCTGGCACGCAGGGCGACGACGGAGTTTGCATGCCGATCCGAGCCGAGCCGCTCGCCGCCGTAGTAGTCCGGGCTCGGACTGCTGGTCGGCACGAAGAGGAGACCCCGCTCGGCGTCGAAGGAGATCGGGGCCCAGGCGTTGGCGGCCCCGCCGCGTCGCGCCTGATCGGGCTGCCAGCCCTCGCGAACCGCCTGTGCCGGATCGGTAGGGATGGGATCCCAAAGCCACACCAGGCCTCCGGTACGTGCGTCATAAGCACGCACCACACCGCGCGGCGCCTCCACCCGCTGGTTGTCGCCGATGGCCGAGCCCACGACGACCAGATCACCGGCCACCACGGGCGGCGAGCTGATCGTGAACGTCCAGGGTGTGTCGATCCGGTCCATGCCTTCACGGAGCGAGACCTCACCCCCGCTGCCGAAATCGCCACACGCCAGGCCCGTGCGCGCGTCGATCGCGAACAGGCGCGATTCGACCGTGGCCGCATAAACGCGCGTACGACACGGGGTCTCTTCATCGAGGTCCGGGTCCACGAAGGAAGCGACACCACGTGAGGTGAACTCGGGATAGCGGCGCCCCTGGACCGTCGCGTCGAAACGCCACGATTCCTCGCCGGTTTCAGGGTCGAGCGCGAGGATGCGGCCGAGGGGTGTCGGCAGGATCAGCCGACCCTCGACCAGGATGGGCGTTGCCTGGAAGGCCATATGACCGGGAGGCGGCGGATCCGCGTCGAGATCTCCGGTGCGGATCTTCCAGGCCACCTCGAGATGTGCAGCGTTTCCGCTGTCGATCTGGTCGAGAGGCGAATAGCGACTGCCGCCAGCATCTGCGCCGTAGAATGGCCAGCCAGCAATGCCGCCACCCGACGGAAGCGGTGGTTTCGCCGTGCAGGCCAGGAGTGTGGCGAACGCTATCAGGGCTACGCCCGGCTGAACCCAGAATCGCATGAAGTTCCTCCTAGAGGCCAAACCCGCGAAGCAGCACGGTCACCACGGTCTCGCGAGCGATCGCATCGTCCATGGGTTGGGGGTTTGCGTCGCCATGCCGATGCATCGCAAACCATGCGATGGTTTCGATGACGAGGCGGCCGGCAACGGCCGGATCCGGCACGGGGGACAGCGCGCCGGTTTCGATGCGCTGAGCCAGGTAGCGCTCCCAGCGGTGGTTCAGCCCGCCTCGTGCGCCGCGGTGATAGAGTTCTGCAAGCGCGGGCCAATCTGCCGCGCAGCGATCGAGCAGGCGGATCGCGCGGCGGTTCCGGGCCACCATGTCGTATTGCTCGCCTACCAACCTCTCCAGCTCGCCGCGCACGTCCGCCGGGGCCCTCTGACGTTTCACGGCCCGCGCAATTTCGGGGGTGCGCATGCGTTGGTGCATGAGCTCGTTCACGCGCTCGACCAGGGAATCGAGCGGCGGCTCGGACACAGGCCCGTCCGTCTCGGGCAGGGGCTCATCGAAGGCCGCGCGCACCGCGAGGTCGAAGAGCGCCTCCTTGCTGGTGACGGAGCAGTAGACCGTGCCGGGCGAGAGGCCCAGTTCGGCGGCCACATCCGCGACCTGGGTGCGGCGATAGCCACGCTGGGAGAACTGGCTGAGCGCTGCCTCGGCCAGTGCCGCCAATCGTCCCTCGGGTCGTTTGCGTGCCATCGGACGGTTATAACGAAATGATTCATTTATTCAATTATCACTACCGTCGATGACGGCGACGACCGGAGCTCCATCCCGGCCATCGGGGAGGATCGCGCGATCCCAGTGGCCCGGCAGGACGGGCGGCCCATCCTTTTCCTCAGCTGCCCGCCGGTACGTCGAGTTCGCGGCGCAATGCCTCGAGCGGCCGCGGCTCTGCCCGCCAGAGCCCCGCAAAGGGATAGTCGAGATCGAAGAGCGACATGTAGAGCACGGTTATGGCGCTCGCCGTGAAGCTCAGCAACAACGCTTCGAGCAATGGCGCTCGCAAGTCGAGGATCAGGAAGCCGATCATCATCAAGGTCGAGAGCAACTCGATCTGGAACCAATGGATGCGCGGGATCGGGCGCGTCGAGATGGCAAGACGGTCGCTTCGGGCGCGGGTCGCCGCACGGAGCTCGTCATGGATGGCGGCCAGGGTGACACGATCCACTTCGTCGGCAACGCCGTCGGCGCTGAGACCATGCAGAACGCCGAGCACCTCGAACAGGATCGGTGCGGCCTCGGCCGGTTCCAGATCATCGGGCGGGAACTCGACGTCCAACACATGCCCGACATAGGTACGCACGCGCCGGTCGATCTCGCTCCGCTCCGAGCTTCCGCCCATCGCGCGTCCCAGTAGCAGGAGGCTCCAGAGACTGCTCGCCTCGGCCCGGAGTGCCGTGCGCAGATCGATCTGCCGCGAATAGGCCTGCTGGAAGGTGAAGCCCAGGATGAGGGCGTAGATGATGCCGATGACGGTGAGGAATGTGCCGACACCCTCTCCCAGATCATGGGCGGACGCCGTACCGAGGGGTTCCTGGACGAGGTCGGCCAGGAGGTGGTGGACGGCAAAGGCGGCGCTCGCAGACAGGGCCGGCGCCGCGAAGAGCACCCAGGGCTGAGACTGGATCAGCTGGTTGACGTACTTCTGGAGCCGGGAGAAGGGATCCATCGTTCCGCAGGATCCTAACCCAGGCGCCTCCCATTCCTCGCACCCGCATGGAGGGATCCTCCGGTGGGTTACGATGCGCTCTGCAGGCTCACGGAGACATCCCAATGCAGATTGCTCAGCCCGTACTGGTCACCGGAGGGACGGGTTTCATCGGACGGCGGCTGATCGATCGGCTGCTCGAAATGAACCTGGAAGTCGTGAGCTTCGCCTTGCCGGGCGAACCGGTTCCGGACCATTGGGGCGAGAAGGTCAAACTCCTGCGAGGCGACATCACGAAGGCGGAAGACGTCCGCGCGGCCATGGCCGGCATCCAGACGGTCTTCCATCTTGCGGCGGTGGTCGGCATGGGCGCCTACGACGTGCATTGGGCGGTTACGGTCGAAGGCAGCCGCAACGTCTATGACGCGGCGCTGGCCAACGGCACGAAGGTCGTCCTGGCCTCATCCATCGTGGTGTACGGAGACCAGATCCAGAATGGGATCTGCCATGAAGGGCTCGACCACGGCAGCCACCAGGGTGCCTACAGTCGCGCCAAGATGGCCCAGGAGAAGCTTGCGCTCGCCTATCGTGCGGATCGGGGCCTGGACCTCGTGGTCGTGCGCCCCGCGAATGTGTATGGGGTGGGCAGTGGACCGTGGGTCGAGGGGATGCTGGGCTTGATCCAAACGGACATGCTTCCCGTCGTTGGTGATGGTTCCGGCAACGCGGGCCTGGTGCATGTCAACAATCTCGTCGATGCGTTCCTGCTAGCCGCGGGCGACCCGATAGTACTCCCAGCGCGCTCCCTGGGGATCGATCGCCCAGACCTTGTTCTGGCTGGCATAGCAGCAGGTCTGCTCGTCCTCGACCGAATCTACCAGGCCGGCGGACTTCAGACGATCGGTGGCGGCATGCACGTCGGCGTCGTCGAAGACTTCCACACCCAGATGATTGAGACGCTCGTCGGCCTCGGGGTTCTCGAACAACACGAGCTTGAGGGGCGGTTTCTCGATGGCGAAGTTCGCATAGCCGGGCTTGCGCTTGTTGGCCTTTACGTCGAAGAGCTTCGAGTAGAACTCCACGGCCTCGTCGAGATCCTTGACGTTCAGTGCGAGTTGGACACGCATGTGTGACACCTTTGCTTGAATTGGACTCGTTGTCGAGGTTGAGGAAGTTCAGCCCTTGCGAGCGAAGATGTGAAGGCTCGTCACCGAGCCGGCGTATTCCTTCACCTGTTCCGGCGAGAGGCCGAGTTCTTCTACGACGCCCTGAACGATCGGATCGTCGAGTGCAATCGCATCGAGAAACGACGACTCGCGATCCACCCGGATCTCGGCGAAACCCGCCTTCCGAATCGTCTCCAGGTACGTCTCTCGAAGGCTCGCTCCCCCCACGCAGCCGAGGTAGGCATCGACGCTCGCAACCACGGCCGCCGGAAGCTCT
This portion of the bacterium genome encodes:
- a CDS encoding NAD-dependent epimerase/dehydratase family protein; this translates as MQIAQPVLVTGGTGFIGRRLIDRLLEMNLEVVSFALPGEPVPDHWGEKVKLLRGDITKAEDVRAAMAGIQTVFHLAAVVGMGAYDVHWAVTVEGSRNVYDAALANGTKVVLASSIVVYGDQIQNGICHEGLDHGSHQGAYSRAKMAQEKLALAYRADRGLDLVVVRPANVYGVGSGPWVEGMLGLIQTDMLPVVGDGSGNAGLVHVNNLVDAFLLAAGDPIVLPARSLGIDRPDLVLAGIAAGLLVLDRIYQAGGLQTIGGGMHVGVVEDFHTQMIETLVGLGVLEQHELEGRFLDGEVRIAGLALVGLYVEELRVELHGLVEILDVQCELDTHV
- a CDS encoding TetR/AcrR family transcriptional regulator encodes the protein MARKRPEGRLAALAEAALSQFSQRGYRRTQVADVAAELGLSPGTVYCSVTSKEALFDLAVRAAFDEPLPETDGPVSEPPLDSLVERVNELMHQRMRTPEIARAVKRQRAPADVRGELERLVGEQYDMVARNRRAIRLLDRCAADWPALAELYHRGARGGLNHRWERYLAQRIETGALSPVPDPAVAGRLVIETIAWFAMHRHGDANPQPMDDAIARETVVTVLLRGFGL
- a CDS encoding pyrroloquinoline quinone-dependent dehydrogenase; the encoded protein is MRFWVQPGVALIAFATLLACTAKPPLPSGGGIAGWPFYGADAGGSRYSPLDQIDSGNAAHLEVAWKIRTGDLDADPPPPGHMAFQATPILVEGRLILPTPLGRILALDPETGEESWRFDATVQGRRYPEFTSRGVASFVDPDLDEETPCRTRVYAATVESRLFAIDARTGLACGDFGSGGEVSLREGMDRIDTPWTFTISSPPVVAGDLVVVGSAIGDNQRVEAPRGVVRAYDARTGGLVWLWDPIPTDPAQAVREGWQPDQARRGGAANAWAPISFDAERGLLFVPTSSPSPDYYGGERLGSDRHANSVVALRASTGELVWAFQLVHHDLWDYDTPAQPTLTHIRREGRDIPVVVQTTKTGLVFVLHRDTGEPVFPVEERPVPASDVPGEEAWPTQPFPTVMARLVPNSLRPEDAFGLTPYDRGKCSERIASLRNEGLFTPPSLQGTLAYPGIAGGSNWGGIAIDPVRRLIVANVTNLAFEVRLIPRDDFEREREEGGGLVREYAPQAGTPYGMMREPILGPFFMPCTPPPWGMLMAVSLDTGEEVWRRPFGTVPDQAPLPAWFEPGLPSLGGPIVTAGGVVMIGASMDGRFRAFNIETGEELFREKLPAGGNATPMTYRLREGGRQFVVISAGGHGKLGTRRGDYVVAYALPGP
- a CDS encoding DUF4239 domain-containing protein codes for the protein MDPFSRLQKYVNQLIQSQPWVLFAAPALSASAAFAVHHLLADLVQEPLGTASAHDLGEGVGTFLTVIGIIYALILGFTFQQAYSRQIDLRTALRAEASSLWSLLLLGRAMGGSSERSEIDRRVRTYVGHVLDVEFPPDDLEPAEAAPILFEVLGVLHGLSADGVADEVDRVTLAAIHDELRAATRARSDRLAISTRPIPRIHWFQIELLSTLMMIGFLILDLRAPLLEALLLSFTASAITVLYMSLFDLDYPFAGLWRAEPRPLEALRRELDVPAGS